In Siniperca chuatsi isolate FFG_IHB_CAS linkage group LG16, ASM2008510v1, whole genome shotgun sequence, the following proteins share a genomic window:
- the LOC122862820 gene encoding tubulin alpha-1B chain-like, with product MRECISVHVGQAGVQIGNACWELYCLEHGIQPDGQMPSDKTIGGGDDSFNTFFSETGAGKHVPRAVFVDLEPTVIDEVRTGTYRQLFHPEQLITGKEDAANNYARGHYTIGKEIIDLVLDRIRKLADQCTGLQGFLVFHSFGGGTGSGFTSLLLERLSVDYGKKSKLEFSIYPAPQVSTAVVEPYNSILTTHTTLEHSDCAFMVDNEAIYDICRRNLDIERPTYTNLNRLMSQIVSSITASLRFDGALNVDLTEFQTNLVPYPRIHFPLATYAPVISAEKAYHEQLTVAEITNACFEPSNQMVKCDPRHGKYMACCLLYRGDVVPKDVNSAIATIKTKRTIQFVDWCPTGFKVGINYQPPTVVPGGDLAKVQRAVCMLSNTTAIAEAWARLDHKFDLMYAKRAFVHWYVGEGMEEGEFSEAREDMAALEKDYEEVGVDSVEGEGEEEGEEY from the exons ATG cgTGAGTGTATCTCAGTGCACGTGGGTCAGGCTGGTGTCCAGATTGGCAATGCCTGCTGGGAGCTTTACTGCCTGGAACACGGGATTCAGCCTGATGGACAGATGCCCAGTGACAAGACCATTGGAGGAGGAGATGATTCCTTCAACACCTTCTTCAGTGAGACTGGAGCTGGAAAGCATGTCCCCAGAGCTGTTTTTGTAGACCTGGAGCCCACTGTCATCG ATGAGGTGCGAACTGGGACCTACCGGCAGCTGTTCCACCCTGAGCAGCTGATCACCGGCAAGGAGGATGCTGCCAACAACTACGCCCGTGGACACTACACCATCGGCAAAGAGATCATTGACCTGGTGCTGGACAGGATCCGCAAACTG GCTGACCAGTGCACTGGTCTTCAGGGCTTCCTGGTTTTCCACAGCTTCGGAGGTGGTACCGGCTCTGGTTTTACCTCCTTGCTGTTAGAGCGGCTGTCTGTAGACTACGGAAAGAAGTCCAAGCTGGAGTTCTCCATCTACCCAGCTCCCCAGGTGTCCACCGCTGTGGTGGAGCCGTACAACTCCATCCTGACCACCCACACCACCCTAGAGCATTCTGACTGTGCCTTCATGGTGGATAACGAAGCCATCTACGATATCTGTCGCAGGAACCTGGATATTGAGCGTCCTACCTACACCAACCTGAACAGACTGATGAGTCAGATTGTGTCCTCCATCACTGCCTCCCTTCGTTTTGACGGTGCCCTTAACGTTGATCTTACAGAGTTCCAGACCAACTTGGTGCCTTATCCCCGCATCCACTTCCCTCTGGCCACCTATGCCCCTGTCATCTCCGCTGAGAAGGCTTACCATGAGCAATTAACAGTGGCAGAAATTACCAACGCCTGCTTTGAGCCATCCAATCAGATGGTAAAATGTGACCCTCGTCACGGCAAATACATGGCTTGCTGCCTTTTGTACCGTGGTGATGTGGTGCCCAAAGATGTCAATTCTGCCATTGCAACCATTAAGACCAAGCGCACCATTCAGTTTGTGGACTGGTGCCCCACTGGTTTCAAGGTTGGCATCAACTACCAGCCGCCCACTGTGGTTCCTGGTGGCGACCTGGCCAAGGTCCAGAGGGCTGTGTGCATGCTGAGCAACACCACTGCTATTGCAGAGGCCTGGGCTCGGCTTGACCACAAGTTTGATCTGATGTACGCCAAGCGTGCCTTTGTTCACTGGTATGTAGGTGAGGGCATGGAGGAGGGAGAGTTTTCTGAGGCCAGAGAGGACATGGCCGCTCTGGAGAAGGATTATGAGGAAGTTGGAGTTGACTCTgttgagggagagggagaggaagagggtgaggagtattaa